From the Brassica napus cultivar Da-Ae chromosome A8, Da-Ae, whole genome shotgun sequence genome, one window contains:
- the LOC106362184 gene encoding WEB family protein At1g12150-like has protein sequence MVNIRVQQKGPESPRTSEVGEIDTRAPFQSVKAAVSLFGEVVSRQRSTPRRSRLSSESVTDKETQLMLAHKQFIKIKQRLDNSEITRSRALSDLSKAKKTMEELRTKLETVNKSKQSAIDTKETVQQREEQLEHDKSQGSSPHHHELDVAREQYLSTTVELDAAKQKLNKIKQSFDSAMDFKATALNQAAEAKRALQVNSAKVNELSKEITDMKDAIHQLKLAATQNQQEYGDIVKEKDDLRECYKTAVEEAEKKLLVLRKEYEPELSRTLEGKLIETTSEIESLREEMKKAHESEMNTVKVITNELNEATTRLQEASDEECSLRSLVNSIRMELDDMRREREEMEKKEAERLEVEERKKLEALKEESLKLEEMKLEASRARNEAEEMNRKIESLKKETDSAMIAAEEAEKRLEIVIREVEQAKAADEKVREEMKIISQKKESKKQDESSSKIKITVQEYESLKRGAGEKESETQKKLADIAAELEEINARRTEADSKLGASLKAIEEMNHATELAQKSAESAEAAKSMVESELNRWRQQENVQQA, from the exons ATGGTGAACATTAGAGTACAACAAAAAGGCCCTGAATCTCCGAGGACATCGGAGGTTGGAGAGATAGACACCAGAGCACCGTTCCAATCGGTGAAAGCTGCCGTGAGCTTGTTTGGTGAAGTAGTCTCAAGACAAAGAAGCACTCCAAGAAGGTCTCGCCTTTCCTCTGAG aGCGTTACCGACAAAGAAACACAGCTAATGCTAGCCCACAAGCAATTCATCAAGATCAAACAAAGGCTAGACAACTCCGAGATCACAAGATCTCGCGCTCTCTCCGATCTCTCAAAAGCAAAGAAGACAATGGAGGAGCTTAGAACAAAGCTCGAGACTGTTAACAAGTCTAAACAATCCGCTATAGACACCAAAGAAACCGTCCAACAGCGAGAAGAACAGCTTGAGCATGACAAGTCACAAGGCTCCTCCCCTCACCACCACGAGCTCGACGTCGCTAGAGAACAATACCTCTCCACCACCGTTGAACTCGATGCAGCAAAGCAAAAgctaaacaaaatcaaacaaagcTTTGATTCCGCTATGGACTTCAAAGCCACAGCCCTAAACCAAGCCGCTGAGGCTAAACGTGCCTTACAAGTAAACTCCGCTAAGGTCAACGAGCTTTCCAAAGAGATCACGGATATGAAAGACGCGATTCATCAGCTGAAGTTAGCAGCCACTCAGAACCAGCAAGAGTATGGAGATATCGTGAAGGAGAAAGATGATTTGAGAGAGTGTTACAAGACTGCTGTTGAGGAGGCGGAGAAGAAGCTGCTAGTCCTGAGGAAAGAGTACGAGCCTGAGCTATCAAGAACTCTTGAAGGCAAACTGATTGAGACGACCTCGGAGATTGAGAGTTTAAGGGAAGAGATGAAGAAAGCTCATGAGTCTGAAATGAACACGGTTAAAGTTATTACAAACGAGCTGAATGAGGCTACTACGAGGCTGCAAGAGGCTTCTGATGAAGAATGCTCTCTCCGGAGCTTGGTGAATTCTATAAGGATGGAGCTTGACGACATGAGGAGAGAACgcgaagagatggagaagaaggAAGCAGAGAGGTTAGAAGTTGAGGAGAGGAAGAAGCTGGAAGCTCTCAAGGAAGAGAGCTTGAAGCTTGAGGAGATGAAGTTAGAAGCTTCAAGAGCAAGAAACGAAGCTGAAGAGATGAACAGAAAGATAGAGAGTTTGAAGAAAGAAACAGATTCCGCTATGATAGCTGCGGAAGAAGCTgaaaagagattggagattgtTATAAGAGAAGTGGAACAGGCCAAAGCGGCTGATGAGAAAGTGCGCGAGGAGATGAAGATTATATCTCAGAAGAAAGAGAGCAAGAAACAAGATgaatcatcttcaaagataaaGATCACAGTACAAGAGTATGAATCTTTGAAACGAGGAGCAGGGGAGAAAGAGTCTGAAACCCAAAAGAAGCTGGCAGATATAGCAGCTGAGCTTGAAGAGATCAACGCAAGAAGAACTGAAGCGGATAGTAAACTAGGAGCAAGCCTGAAAGCTATAGAGGAGATGAACCACGCAACGGAGTTGGCTCAGAAGTCAGCAGAATCAGCAGAAGCGGCAAAGAGCATGGTGGAAAGCGAACTAAACAGATGGCGTCAACAAGAAAATGTACAACAAGCTTAG
- the LOC106362185 gene encoding flavin-containing monooxygenase FMO GS-OX5-like: protein MAPACSPTNSLHVAVIGAGAAGLAAARELRRESHSVIIFERGTQVGGLWVYTPQTEPDPLSLDPNRTVVHSSVYDSLRTNLPRECMGYRDFPFVPRNDDASRDPRRYPSHREVLAYLQNFAREFNLEEMVRFETEVVCVEPEGQKWKIQSKSSDGIFKDEIFDSVVVCNGHYTEPRIAHVPGIDSWPGKQIHSHNYRVPDPFKDEVVVVIGNFASGSDISRDITGVAKEVHIASRSNPSETYQKLLGSNNLWLHSMIESARKDGSIIFQNGKVVQADTIVHCTGYKYHFPFLNTNGYITVEDNCVGPLYKHVFPPALAPTLSFIGLPWMTLQFFMFELQSKWVAAVLSGRVMLPSEDKMMEDVTAFYAKRDANKLPKRYTHKLGECQVDYLNWIADQVGAPPVEHWRAKEVHGGYLRLATQSDTFRDKWDDDHLILEAYEDFLRQKLI from the exons ATGGCACCCGCATGCAGTCCAACCAACTCACTCCACGTGGCAGTGATCGGAGCCGGAGCAGCCGGACTCGCAGCCGCACGTGAGCTACGTCGCGAATCACACTCCGTCATCATCTTCGAGCGCGGCACACAAGTCGGAGGTCTCTGGGTGTACACACCACAAACCGAACCAGACCCGCTTAGCCtcgacccgaaccgaaccgtaGTACACTCAAGCGTCTACGACTCTCTCCGCACCAACCTCCCGAGAGAGTGCATGGGCTACAGAGACTTCCCTTTCGTGCCCCGAAACGACGACGCATCGAGAGACCCGAGAAGGTATCCTAGTCACAGGGAAGTCCTCGCTTACCTTCAAAACTTCGCTAGAGAGTTCAATCTAGAGGAGATGGTTCGGTTCGAGACCGAAGTGGTTTGTGTTGAGCCTGAAGGGCAAAAATGGAAGATCCAGTCCAAAAGTTCAGATGGGATCTTTAAAGATGAGATCTTTGATTCTGTCGTCGTGTGTAATGGACACTATACAGAGCCTCGAATTGCTCATGTTCCTG GCATAGATTCATGGCCAGGCAAGCAGATTCATAGTCATAACTACAGAGTTCCTGATCCTTTCAAAGACGAG GTGGTGGTAGTGATTGGGAACTTTGCGAGTGGATCAGATATCAGCAGGGACATAACAGGAGTGGCGAAAGAAGTCCATATCGCATCTAGATCAAACCCATCTGAGACATACCAAAAGCTTCTCGGGTCCAACAATCTATGGCTTCACTCTATG ATAGAAAGCGCACGCAAAGATGGGTCGATTATATTCCAGAATGGTAAGGTTGTACAAGCTGATACCATTGTGCATTGCACCGGTTACAAATACCACTTCCCGTTTCTCAACACCAATGGCTATATCACCGTGGAGGATAACTGTGTTGGGCCGCTTTACAAACATGTGTTTCCTCCTGCTCTTGCTCCAACGCTTTCCTTCATCGGTTTACCATGGATG ACATTGCAGTTCTTTATGTTTGAGCTACAAAGCAAATGGGTGGCTGCAGTTTTGTCAGGTCGTGTCATGCTTCCTTCAGAAGACAAAATGATGGAAGATGTCACCGCCTTCTATGCAAAGCGTGATGCTAACAAGCTTCCCAAGAGATACACGCATAAGCTTGGTGAGTGTCAGGTTGATTACCTCAACTGGATAGCCGATCAAGTTGGTGCACCACCCGTTGAACACTGGAGAGCTAAGGAAGTACACGGCGGTTACCTAAGACTCGCAACACAGTCAGATACTTTCCGTGATAAGTGGGATGATGATCATCTCATTCTTGAGGCTTATGAAGATTTCTTGAGACAGAAGCTGATTTAG
- the LOC106362186 gene encoding uncharacterized protein LOC106362186, which produces MYFFGLSKEEVLSQKHVASHKETLKQNPMSTVTLFGRQVFPVKSPPKLLMRDMDLRLPPADHYGNYNNTTVEIGFHSVFEAKEPALATTWSGKRDPKIVIDLEEPPTTEHADSVSYEPSFLADGISSNIVDMESGLLDLNRTPPDDQSVSEPHYSFLQDLNCPYIEETETSCEKSGVDDDPITPLCSSKCQSVHEKEGTASPASYTSCCTTENNLRTRALDASCRTRLEFPTTEVLPENERCNEEEEFSEAIQTAAESLVHISAVSRQERTNSSSQDQDLDCCSCDSYELHTLGISETNTEEDFCVSSRALDELNNLTRDNNKEIGLRLRRGRRMKNFQKEILPSLTSLSRHEIREDINILEAVLRSREYKKMQGKTKDVKVGANHRNKRSVSQRYVGKRRRKHE; this is translated from the exons ATGTACTTCTTTGGTTTGTCCAAAGAGGAAGTATTATCACAGAAACATGTTGCATCACATAAAGAGACTTTAAAGCAGAATCCAATGAGTACAGTTACTCTGTTTGGGAGACAG GTGTTTCCGGTGAAAAGCCCACCTAAGCTGCTGATGAGAGATATGGATCTTCGTCTTCCTCCTGCGGATCACTACGGTAATTATAATAATACCACTGTAGAGATAGGATTCCATTCAGTGTTTGAAGCTAAAGAACCAGCGTTAGCCACAACTTGGAGTGGCAAGAGAGACCCAAAAATTGTTATTGATCTTGAGGAGCCTCCCACAACAGAGCATGCAGATTCTGTTAGCTACGAACCGTCATTCTTGGCTGATGGGATCAGCTCAAACATAGTGGATATGGAGTCAGGTTTACTGGATCTTAACAGAACCCCACCGGATGATCAGTCTGTCTCCGAGCCTCATTACTCTTTCCTGCAAGACCTGAACTGTCCATACATCGAAGAGACAGAAACTAGCTGCGAGAAGAGCGGAGTAGATGATGATCCTATTACGCCTCTTTGCTCTTCTAAATGCCAAAGCGTCCATGAAAAAGAGGGTACAGCATCTCCAGCTTCATATACTTCTTGCTGCACCACTGAAAACAACTTAAGAACTCGAGCACTGGATGCTTCTTGCCGTACACGGCTTGAGTTTCCTACTACGGAAGTCTTACCGGAGAACGAACGTTGTAACGAGGAGGAAGAGTTCTCTGAAGCTATTCAAACGGCAGCTGAATCATTAGTCCACATATCAGCAGTTTCACGTCAAGAGAGAACCAATAGCTCATCTCAAGATCAAGATTTGGATTGTTGTTCCTGCGATTCATATGAGCTACACACATTAGGTATAAGTGAAACCAACACTGAAGAAGACTTCTGTGTGTCATCAAGGGCTCTAGATGAGCTTAATAACTTGACAAGAGATAACAACAAAGAGATTGGACTGAGGCTGAGAAGAGGGAGGAGAATGAAGAACTTCCAAAAGGAGATACTCCCGAGCTTAACGTCGCTCTCAAGGCACGAGATACGCGAAGACATTAACATCTTGGAAGCAGTTTTGAGATCAAGAGAGTACAAGAAGATGCAGGGGAAAACTAAAGATGTCAAAGTAGGAGCAAATCATAGAAACAAACGTTCAGTATCACAGAGGTACGTTGGTAAAAGAAGGCGAAAACATGAATGA